In Rutidosis leptorrhynchoides isolate AG116_Rl617_1_P2 chromosome 6, CSIRO_AGI_Rlap_v1, whole genome shotgun sequence, the DNA window GTAGTTACTCCATAGAATTATAGTTGACAGTTACAAATTGTTGAAATGAGAGTAGATTCACAAGTTCAACTGGCAAACTCTTACATGCTGTAGTATTAGTTTAGTTGTTTTTTGGAGAATAGAAACTGTTTTATCCTTTATTATCAATAACAAATGACTTGCATTTACCAGTATTTCAACAACAGATAAACTTCTACTAAAAACTAAACGGTGGCTAAAAAAATTATATACAGAAAAAGAAACTAACCTCTGCAAATACAGCAACAATTTTTGGGATATATTGGTTATTCGGGCCCAGAAGTGCCGTGTCGGACCTGCAGCATAAAAAGCTAAGTTTGTTAGAGGCAAACATGCGCCCAACGAGAGTCGAAATTAATCAAATTTCAGAACATATCCGATAAATAATTTGGTGTCCGTATATTAGATTAAGAGAGAAAAAGATAAGCTAATGCATTGCAaatgatgataaaaaaaaagtatttactttttctttgtaataaaaaaaatatagatatagaaGGGTTTATTTAAGCAACACTAGTCAACTGGTCAATCCCCTAATTAGTTTCTTACATAGCTGAGTTCTAGGATTACCTTCTTAACCCATATTTAGTAAATAGGGAGAAAACATTGACCTAATTATAGGTAAACAAGTCAAACTTTCAATCTCTAACATTACGCACAAATTTACCTTTCAACCATCGAACAAAGGAGTTCATGAACAGCTTTAGCCTCAATAAGATCCCCTTTAATAGGCAAACAGCTCAGCCATGCAGGAACGATCTGCCAAACAACACATCATATCCAAAACCATATATAAAGTCACTGTTCACTAGATATTTTTAAAGCTGCATAATAAATCATACACTTACCTGAGTGGAGTCAATACTATCACGATGAAACTGGCATATTTTCCCCAAAGCAGAAACCGCGTTATCATATGCCATCACATTCTCAGGTTGTAGTGCATTAGGGTGTCTTATTACAACATTTAACCTTGAAAGAGACTCTGAATAATGAAGTATGTTAGTCAAGTAAATATTAATAAAGATTGCAGAAACAAGTTCTACACGTATGTGTGTGATGGTTATGTACCTCCAACAAGTGGTTTTATAACAGTCCCGCCATATTCTGCACACACTCCAAGTCCATAAACAGCGGCCTGAATAAATAAAATGCACGGTTTAGCTCATAAGAAAGACACCATAAAATAAATATTGACTGCCGATGCTGCTTGCCTGTCGGACATCCGGGTTCTCATCATTGCACGCTTCTAGAAGGAAAGGAATATATGTATCGTAATATCTGTTGACATACACAGCATAATACAAAACCAAGGTTTACACTTTAAACAGAAAATTAGGCAACTGATGTGATAATTTCAATTCATACAGGTCGAACTAGAACTTATCAACGGGTTCATTTAGGCCGTGTTTTATCTCAAACGGATCACATTCAAAAGTTCTTGTTAAAAGGGGAAAAAATTTAACGGTTTGAATGTTCACAAAAGTCAAATTACAATGCAATCAACATCAAGAATATTATTGTAATGGAAATTGTTTTGGTAAATCATAATTAATTCACTGAAGTTAATTTCCAAAAATTGACAGGCTCATGGCCAACTGTTAATGTTCTGATGCTCGGTAATTGCAGGCAAACCCAACTTGAGCAGGGTTGTTAACCAAATCTGACATGTTCCAAGATTGCATTTACCCGTTACCCAACCCACCCATCTTGCCATCTCAATTAGGCAAACATCTTAAAGTGTGATTAATAAGATGTTCATACTTTAGAGCTGCTTCACGACACTGCTCTGCAACATCATCAAATATGCAAATAGCAATCCTCCTTTCTTCAGCTGTTTTGTCCTTGCCCTAAATCAAGTTAAAGCCAGTTACAATTTACCAACATAAAAAATAgaacaaaaaaaaattacaaaaaaaggTTTCGGTTGGATTAATGTCGGACCGCATACTTACCCACATAGGCATCAAGTATGAAGAAATCTCATCAAAGAAAGGCAAAAAAGAGGCTTTAAACGTTTTGATCAACGTTCCCAAAATTTCACCAATCTGCAATACAAAATTTGTAAAGCTAATAAGAAACAAAAATGTAGTATATTATATACAATTGAGGTCAATAAGGTTGGTATATAACAAACTTGGTCAAAAACTTCTTCCTCTTGTTCATTTTCCTCTTTAAGCAGTTCTCCTTCCTCAGCATCAAAGTCTTCAGCTTTAGCCCTTTCTGCTCTTTCTGTTTTTCTGCTTGAACTCGCTGTTATTACATGCTTTATCTCATCCACTATGCTTCTCACTTGGTTTTCATCTAATAGTGGTCCAGACACCTAGCATTTGTTGAATAACGCAGTTGTCAACACATGAACACTAaagattatgaatattattaaaataaatatttagatAAGATCAAACATACCTGTATGCATTCATTTAAAGCATCCAGCATACTTGCACAAATTTCGGTATCAGGTTCCTGTAAGAAGTTAACCAATAACGTGAGCACATTTTTTTAGACACACGCAACAAAAAGATTGAATGCAGATAGAGTGACCTTATGCAAAGCTTCCACCAAAGATGGAACTATGTAGTCAGACAGCTGTTTTATATAGGACTCATTACGGCCTTGAGCAAGCCCTTTCTCTATAGCTAATTTTGCAGACCTCAACAACTCAGGCATGGCTACAACAAATATACATACATTACTTCCCATTATATAAAACTTGCCGATATCCTTTCTTTTTGGTTAACCGAAAATGTGAAAGAGATCATCTGTAAGATATAAAACCTGAAACAGCTGCTTTCCTAACTTCCTCATGAAAGTAAAATTTGAGAAGTGGCACCAAGGTTGGGGCAACCTGTTAGGCATATACATTAGCAATAGGTCtaaaaataattttaaataatgatCAAAAATATGTGATAACAGTTGCAAGAACAGAACCTGGTCAATCCATGGATAGAAACCCTCCTTCAACTCATCAGCATAGCAACACAACATGTTGCAAGCGGTAGCCTTCTCCTCAAGGACACTAGTCTTGATCCCTATTCTTTTATCGCCGAGTGTAATGGTCTCCATACTGTATGGCATGCAACTCTTAGTATTATTCAGAATGTGATATCAATATTTAAGATTCTGATAATAGTACATGTTTACCACCTATATTACCAGTTACAGTAGAAAGTCTGATTGATGAGATATTTGTTTGTACGTACATTTTATTAAATTCTTATGTACTGTAATTAAAGAGTTATCAGGTATGGCACCTACTTTAAACCCATGAACATATAATACCTTTCATCATCTGATTCATCAATGTCGTTATCTGAATCTGCTGAGGTAATAATTACATCAGGTTTGAGTTGAGCAGACAGAAGCAAAGGAGGCATAACAACGCTCATATAAGGAAGAAAGTCTTGTCCTAAGCACTTGCATAGCCTGGCCCATGCCTACAGAGTATGACAAAAAGGCGATTAGCACAAACTTATATAAATCACCATATCCTTTAAAAAAGAATAGCACCTACTTGAAGCATATAACTAGTGGTTGGATCATCAGTCTCCATTTGAGATCCTTGCAAGGACATTAGCACTTCCATCACCTTATCATACAAACAAAAACCATCACCGGATTGTTTAAAAAATATACGGATTGAAATATCTATAACAAGAATATGGAAATTGAATAAATGAAAGCATACCTGCTTCGCGTCCTCTCTAAATTTTTCCTTCCCAACGGCCATTCCAACCAAACTAATGCATTCCATGGCTTTGGCACGAAGCATACGATTAGCCTTATCATTTGCATTCACTAAGATTGCTTTCAAATAAGGCATAACTGCATCATAGTACTTTTGGAAGTGTTCCTATTGATAAACCAATCATCAATGAGACATCCAATGTAAGGTTGTAAGCTTCTAATGCTACAGATAAATACTGTGACAATAATATGTTACCTGTGATGAATCAGCAACGGATGCTAGAGCAGTTAAAGCCCCTTCTTGTACCATTTGTTTACCATTCTGTGTTAAAaggaatattaaatattaatattaaagcaTACTGACTGGATGATAAATAGTGTATAATCTTATTCTGCTGATATATATTGCAACGTCCACCCCAACCAATTACCTGTAACAATACAAGCAGTTTGCTCACTATTCCATCCAAGTAAGGCGTCAGGATATCCGGGGTGCAATTCTCACTGAAATTTAGCACAGCAGAAGCAGCATGTGCCTACAGAACAAAGACAAATGTAAAATAAAAACTGAAAGGGAGAGAAAATGATCCATTACTTCAGTGTGTATTACAAGGTGAAATTGCATTTGTTGTCAAATCAACATTGGTCAAAAGCAGGCCCATTAATTGAAAAGGAGTTCGTTATTGGATAAGCAGTAATTAATCAAACTACTTCACATGTCAAGCTGCAACTCAACTAGTCAACTGTCTTGGGTAAGAATAACCATAAAAGCCAACTAAGTTCTACTTTAATGCGGGCAAGAAGTGCCAGTTTTCTTTAAAACTGAGCCCAGTAAACTCACATTTGCTAATCTATAGGAAATTAAATATGCCTAACTAGCTAAGATACaattaaaagataaaaaaaaacaaCCTAAGAATTTAATGAAAGTATAGTAGAAACACAAGTATTATAATATTTGTTCTGAAACACAATAATGTACCAGTATCTATATGTGAATTCTACAGTCTATAATGCGTACAAAACACTACTAACCTGAACTCTTGGATTATGAAAGTCATCCATGGCAGTAGCTAAAGCTGGAAGCACTCTTTGGTGGTACTGAACTTGCAAATCTGGCCCTAAATCTGTTGCCAATTGTCCGATTGCGTTAATTGCAGCCCATCTCACACGCGGGTGAGCATCTTGGAAGGAATTTAGAACCATAGACACCACTTGTTCTAAATTTTTGATCATCACCTACATCACCAAATCATTCAGAATATCAATCACGATAGTTGCAGCAAACAGTATTGCATATCAAAAAACACAAGTACGATGCtttaactatataaatatgtaATTTGCATATTTCCAAATGCTTCATTAGCTAATTAAACACAAGATCAAACCATAATAACAAATTCCAGCATCCATTTTTTACCTTTGAGCATCCCTCAGCTACTTGGGCAAGAGCAATAAGTGCAGCATGATGTTTCTGCCACTCAGGAGCAGCCAACAACACCGGCAACTGTTCAGATGCAACAGGAACAATGGTATTCCCACCTAAAGCAATAGCCAACCGATCCAAACACTCCTGCCCGACACTATAATTACTAGATTCTCCCGCATCCTCATCTTCATTTTCTGCAGTATGCCAAGCAGGTTCATCCTCGATATCCAACAACATCTGCAACAAAATGCCAAACAACCTGCTAATAAACTGTGGCAGCTTCCTCATCATACCAGGGGCTCTCTCCCTAGCTTCCGCTAACGTAATAACAAACTCAATCGCTAAATGTCTCGTCCCCTCTTCTAACGTCTCCGCCTCAGCTACCTGCAACATCGACCCAACAACTTCCACTAATTGCCTCCTCAAAAACCTAGGCTCGCTCCCAGCCAATTCAATCAACAACTCCAACGCTTCTTGTGCAGTAGCCTCTTGTCCTCCATTCAAAGCTTCAGTCAACGTTGTCATCATAGCAGGAAGAAGATCCTGAAACCTATCCCTATCACTGGATGACAAACACTGTATGAAATTAATAACCGCACTCAACGCAGCAATTCGCACATCCGAACTCCCGGAAG includes these proteins:
- the LOC139854459 gene encoding uncharacterized protein, encoding MDPQVQQAQLAAILGADPAPFETLISHLMSSSNEQRSQAELIFNLCKQTDPNSLFLKLGQLLQLSPHMEARAMSAILLRKQLTQDDSLIWNRLSPSTQSSLKSILLTCVQQEEAKTIMKKLCDTISELASTILPDNGWPELLPFMFQCVSSDSVKLQESAFLIFAQLSQYIGETLIPHIKHLHGVFLQCLTTSGSSDVRIAALSAVINFIQCLSSSDRDRFQDLLPAMMTTLTEALNGGQEATAQEALELLIELAGSEPRFLRRQLVEVVGSMLQVAEAETLEEGTRHLAIEFVITLAEARERAPGMMRKLPQFISRLFGILLQMLLDIEDEPAWHTAENEDEDAGESSNYSVGQECLDRLAIALGGNTIVPVASEQLPVLLAAPEWQKHHAALIALAQVAEGCSKVMIKNLEQVVSMVLNSFQDAHPRVRWAAINAIGQLATDLGPDLQVQYHQRVLPALATAMDDFHNPRVQAHAASAVLNFSENCTPDILTPYLDGIVSKLLVLLQNGKQMVQEGALTALASVADSSQEHFQKYYDAVMPYLKAILVNANDKANRMLRAKAMECISLVGMAVGKEKFREDAKQVMEVLMSLQGSQMETDDPTTSYMLQAWARLCKCLGQDFLPYMSVVMPPLLLSAQLKPDVIITSADSDNDIDESDDESMETITLGDKRIGIKTSVLEEKATACNMLCCYADELKEGFYPWIDQVAPTLVPLLKFYFHEEVRKAAVSAMPELLRSAKLAIEKGLAQGRNESYIKQLSDYIVPSLVEALHKEPDTEICASMLDALNECIQVSGPLLDENQVRSIVDEIKHVITASSSRKTERAERAKAEDFDAEEGELLKEENEQEEEVFDQIGEILGTLIKTFKASFLPFFDEISSYLMPMWGKDKTAEERRIAICIFDDVAEQCREAALKYYDTYIPFLLEACNDENPDVRQAAVYGLGVCAEYGGTVIKPLVGESLSRLNVVIRHPNALQPENVMAYDNAVSALGKICQFHRDSIDSTQIVPAWLSCLPIKGDLIEAKAVHELLCSMVERSDTALLGPNNQYIPKIVAVFAEILCAGKDLATEQTINRIVNLLRQLQQTLPPATFASTWASLQPQQQVAIQSVLT